CCGATAGGCGGCAAAGCCCGGCTGGTCCTCATAGGGTTTCGAAAGCACGCTCAGCAGCGCCTCGAACAGCGAGAAATCGCCGTCCTCAACGGCAGCCTTGATCGCCTGTTCGACCCGGTGATTGCGCGGAATGAAGGCCGGATTGACGCCGCGCATGGCAATAGCGCGCTCACTGGCCGTCTGCCGATCGCGCGACAACCGCTCGCGCCACTGCTTAAGCCACGCGCCGCAGGCATCGGGCTCGCGGAAACTCGCCGCAAATTCGGGCTCTGCGGCATCATCGCCGGCAAGGTCCGACAGCCGCCGGAAGGTCAGGGTGAAATCGGCGCCCTGCGCCTGCATCAGCGACAGCAGCGCCTGCACCAGATCGAGATCGCCGTCCTCTTCGCCGGCAAGGCCGATCTTTTCGCGCATGCCGGCCAGCCAATGCGCCTGGAAGCGTTCGCCGTAACTCTTGATCACCGCATTGGCCTTGTCGACCGCGTTGTCGGGCTCGGCGTCGATCAGCGGCAGCAGCGTTTCGCCGAGCCTTGCGAGGTTCCACTGGCCGATGCCGGGCTGGTTGGCATAGGCGTAACGCCCATGCTGATCGATCGATGAAAAGACGGTCGCCGGATCATAGGTATCCATGAAGGCGCAGGGGCCGAAATCGATCGTCTCGCCGGAGACGGTCATATTGTCCGTGTTCATCACGCCATGGATGAAGCCGACGTGCAGCCAGCGGGCAATCAGCGCCGCCTGGCGTTCGCAGACCGCTTCGAAGAGCGAAAGATACGGGTTCTCGGCCTCTTTCAGCGCGGGATAATGCCGGTCGATCACATAGTCGGCCAGTGCCCGCACGCCTTCGGTGTCGCCCCTGGCCGCGAAGTACTGGAAGGTGCCGACCCTGACATGGCTGGCCGCGACGCGGGTGAAGACCGCACCCGGCAGCACCTCTTCGCGATAGACCGGCTCGCCTGTCGTCACCGCAGCCAACGCCCGCGTGGCGGGAATGCCGAGCGCAAACATCGCTTCGCTGATGATATATTCACGCAAGACCGGCCCGATTGCCGCCCGCCCATCGCCGCGACGCGAAAAAGGCGTTGGTCCGGCGCCCTTCAGCTGGATGTCGTAGCGCTTGCCGCTGCGGTCGACCACCTCGCCGAGAAGGATCGCCCGCCCGTCACCGAGCTGCGGCGAGAAGCCGCCGAACTGATGTCCGGCATAGGCCATCGCCAGCGGCTCGGCCCCTTCGGGAACGAGATTGCCGGAAAAGATCGCCGCGCCGTCGCGGCGCAAGGCTTCGATGTCGAGCCTGAGTTCGGCGGCGAGCGCCTCGTTGAGCTTGATCAGCCAAGGCTCCGCCACCGCGGTCGGCGCTTGCGCCGC
This Rhizobium brockwellii DNA region includes the following protein-coding sequences:
- a CDS encoding protein adenylyltransferase SelO, with the protein product MTSALQKNRPGAAFPFDNSYVGLPQHFFAAQAPTAVAEPWLIKLNEALAAELRLDIEALRRDGAAIFSGNLVPEGAEPLAMAYAGHQFGGFSPQLGDGRAILLGEVVDRSGKRYDIQLKGAGPTPFSRRGDGRAAIGPVLREYIISEAMFALGIPATRALAAVTTGEPVYREEVLPGAVFTRVAASHVRVGTFQYFAARGDTEGVRALADYVIDRHYPALKEAENPYLSLFEAVCERQAALIARWLHVGFIHGVMNTDNMTVSGETIDFGPCAFMDTYDPATVFSSIDQHGRYAYANQPGIGQWNLARLGETLLPLIDAEPDNAVDKANAVIKSYGERFQAHWLAGMREKIGLAGEEDGDLDLVQALLSLMQAQGADFTLTFRRLSDLAGDDAAEPEFAASFREPDACGAWLKQWRERLSRDRQTASERAIAMRGVNPAFIPRNHRVEQAIKAAVEDGDFSLFEALLSVLSKPYEDQPGFAAYREPPKPDERVLATFCGT